A single window of Nocardia sp. NBC_01327 DNA harbors:
- the acs gene encoding acetate--CoA ligase, with product MTETTADHPDAYPPSADFAASANADASLYDRAAADREGFWAEQAQRLHWEQPWTRVLDWDDAPFARWFVDGKLNVAYNCVDRHVLDGHGDQVAIHWEGEPGDSRDLTYADLLAEVSRAANYLTSLGLVAGDRVAIYMPMVPEAIVSMLACARLGLTHSVVFAGFSPTALRQRADDAAARLIITTDGQWRRGKPAPLKNAVDEALAEGDSSVEHVLVVNRTGIDTPMVEGRDLWWHETVANTSPEHEAQAFDAEHPLFILYTSGTTGKPKGILHTTGGYLTQTSYTHNYVFDHKPGNDVYWCTADIGWVTGHSYIVYGPLSNRATQVVYEGTPNFPDEHRHWQIIEKYGVTIYYTAPTLVRTFMKWGREIPESHDLSSLRLLGSVGEPINPEAWRWYREVVGANKTPIVDTWWQTETGSIMISPLPGVTAAKPGAAMTPLPGISSKVVDEEGKPVVLGETEANGYLVLDEPWPSMLRGIWGDNERYKETYWARYGDQGWYFAGDGAKLDKDGDLWVLGRVDDVMNVSGHRISTAEVESALVGHSGVAEAAVVGASDETTGQGIVAFVILTAEAKDTGADLVAELKAEVSREISPIARPREIHVVPELPKTRSGKIMRRLLRDVAEGRELGDTSTLVDPNVFEAIRAGKA from the coding sequence ATGACCGAAACCACCGCCGACCATCCGGATGCGTATCCACCGAGCGCTGACTTCGCCGCCTCCGCGAACGCCGATGCCTCTCTCTACGATCGGGCCGCGGCGGACCGCGAGGGCTTCTGGGCCGAGCAGGCGCAGCGACTGCACTGGGAACAGCCGTGGACCCGCGTCCTGGACTGGGACGACGCGCCCTTCGCCCGCTGGTTCGTCGACGGCAAGCTGAACGTCGCCTACAACTGCGTGGACCGGCACGTGCTCGACGGGCACGGCGACCAGGTCGCCATCCACTGGGAGGGCGAGCCCGGCGATTCCCGCGACCTCACCTACGCCGATCTGCTGGCCGAGGTGTCCCGCGCCGCCAACTACCTGACCTCGCTGGGCCTGGTGGCCGGTGACCGCGTCGCCATCTACATGCCGATGGTCCCCGAGGCCATCGTCTCCATGCTGGCCTGTGCCCGCCTGGGCCTGACCCATTCGGTGGTCTTCGCCGGCTTCTCCCCCACCGCACTGCGCCAGCGCGCCGACGACGCCGCGGCCCGGCTGATCATCACCACCGACGGGCAGTGGCGGCGCGGTAAGCCCGCACCGCTCAAGAACGCCGTGGACGAGGCTCTCGCAGAAGGCGATTCGAGCGTCGAGCACGTGCTGGTCGTGAACCGCACCGGGATCGACACCCCGATGGTCGAGGGCCGCGATCTGTGGTGGCACGAGACCGTCGCGAACACCTCTCCCGAGCACGAGGCGCAGGCCTTCGATGCCGAGCACCCGCTGTTCATCCTCTACACCTCCGGCACCACCGGGAAGCCCAAGGGCATCCTGCACACCACCGGCGGCTATCTGACGCAGACCTCGTACACCCACAACTACGTGTTCGACCACAAGCCGGGCAACGACGTGTACTGGTGCACAGCCGATATCGGCTGGGTGACCGGGCACTCGTACATCGTGTACGGGCCGCTCTCGAACCGCGCCACCCAGGTCGTCTACGAGGGCACCCCGAACTTCCCCGATGAGCACCGGCACTGGCAGATCATCGAAAAGTACGGCGTCACAATCTATTACACCGCACCCACACTGGTGCGCACGTTCATGAAGTGGGGTCGCGAGATCCCCGAATCGCACGATCTGTCGAGCCTGCGACTGCTCGGCTCCGTCGGTGAGCCGATCAACCCGGAGGCCTGGCGCTGGTACCGGGAAGTGGTGGGCGCCAACAAGACTCCCATCGTGGACACCTGGTGGCAGACCGAGACCGGTTCCATCATGATCTCCCCGCTGCCCGGCGTCACCGCCGCCAAACCGGGTGCCGCCATGACTCCGCTGCCGGGCATCTCCTCGAAGGTGGTCGACGAGGAGGGCAAGCCGGTCGTGCTCGGCGAAACCGAGGCCAATGGCTATCTGGTCCTCGACGAGCCGTGGCCGTCCATGCTGCGCGGCATCTGGGGCGATAACGAGCGGTACAAGGAGACCTACTGGGCGCGCTACGGCGACCAGGGCTGGTACTTCGCCGGCGACGGCGCCAAGCTCGACAAGGACGGCGACCTGTGGGTCCTGGGCCGCGTCGATGACGTCATGAACGTCTCCGGCCACCGCATCTCCACCGCCGAGGTGGAATCGGCGCTGGTGGGCCACTCCGGCGTCGCCGAGGCCGCCGTTGTCGGCGCCTCGGACGAGACCACCGGCCAGGGCATCGTCGCCTTCGTCATCCTGACCGCCGAGGCCAAGGACACCGGCGCGGATCTGGTGGCCGAACTCAAGGCCGAGGTCTCCCGCGAGATCTCGCCCATCGCCCGCCCCCGCGAGATCCACGTGGTCCCGGAACTGCCGAAAACCCGCTCGGGCAAGATCATGCGCCGCCTGCTGCGCGATGTGGCCGAGGGCCGCGAACTGGGCGACACCTCAACCCTGGTGGATCCCAACGTCTTCGAGGCCATCCGCGCCGGCAAGGCATAA
- a CDS encoding peptide ABC transporter substrate-binding protein, protein MIAVNGSEPQNPLIPSNTNENGGGRIVDRLFAGLRYIDAGGTLHDEVAQSIDTTDQQHYRIRLKPGWTFSDGTPVTAHSFVDAWNFGALVTNAQLQSYTYGPIVGFDDVQADPPRAQTMSGLKVIDDLTFTVDLIAPTIDFRTRLAYAPFYPLPASAFRDIKAFGQHPIGNGPYRFADGDAWQHDVQLSVVPNESYKGGRPPRNKGLTFVFYSNFDAAYSDLLADNLDVLDTVPDSAISVYKKDLGERAIQAPSAQNQWVGMQANLAHFGGEEGRLRRQAISMAIDRGQIGQKIFHGTRVPARDFTSQVLPGFDGNLPGAQELQYNPDEARRIWAQANSIAPWSGQFEIAYNSDGGHQAWIDALANSIRNTLGIDAVGAAYPTFKVLRDQVVHRTIGKAFRYGWQGDYPTMLQFLEPSFLSTSASNDTDYHNPQFDALIAAAEAAPDEQASWKLVGQAQQLLLHDLPVIPIFDYINASGYSKRVTHVVPTWNGLPDFENIELK, encoded by the coding sequence ATGATCGCGGTCAACGGATCCGAACCGCAGAATCCGCTGATCCCGTCCAATACCAATGAGAACGGCGGCGGCCGGATCGTGGACCGGCTGTTCGCGGGGCTGCGCTATATCGATGCCGGCGGCACCCTGCACGACGAGGTGGCGCAGTCCATCGACACCACCGATCAGCAGCACTACCGGATCAGGCTGAAGCCCGGCTGGACCTTCAGCGACGGAACACCGGTCACCGCACACTCTTTCGTGGACGCCTGGAACTTCGGCGCCCTGGTCACCAATGCCCAGCTGCAGAGTTACACCTACGGTCCCATCGTCGGATTCGACGATGTGCAGGCGGATCCGCCACGCGCACAGACCATGTCGGGGCTGAAGGTGATCGACGATCTGACCTTCACCGTCGATCTGATCGCGCCGACCATCGACTTCCGCACCCGGCTCGCCTATGCGCCGTTCTATCCGCTGCCCGCATCCGCCTTCCGCGATATCAAGGCGTTCGGGCAGCATCCGATCGGGAACGGGCCCTACCGGTTCGCCGACGGTGATGCCTGGCAGCACGATGTGCAGTTGAGCGTGGTGCCGAACGAGAGCTACAAGGGTGGCCGGCCGCCCCGCAACAAGGGCCTGACCTTCGTGTTCTACTCCAACTTCGATGCCGCCTACTCGGATCTGCTGGCCGACAATCTGGATGTGCTCGACACCGTGCCCGACAGCGCGATCTCGGTGTACAAGAAGGATCTCGGCGAGCGCGCCATCCAAGCGCCGTCCGCGCAGAACCAGTGGGTCGGCATGCAGGCCAACCTGGCGCACTTCGGCGGCGAGGAGGGCAGGCTGCGCCGCCAGGCCATTTCCATGGCCATCGACCGCGGTCAGATCGGGCAGAAGATCTTCCACGGCACCCGGGTTCCGGCTCGCGATTTCACCTCGCAGGTGCTGCCCGGATTCGATGGGAACCTGCCGGGTGCGCAAGAGCTGCAATACAATCCGGACGAGGCCCGGCGAATCTGGGCGCAGGCCAACAGCATCGCGCCCTGGAGCGGGCAGTTCGAGATCGCCTACAACTCCGACGGCGGCCACCAGGCCTGGATCGACGCGCTGGCCAACAGCATTCGCAATACCCTCGGCATCGACGCCGTCGGCGCGGCCTACCCGACCTTCAAGGTATTGCGCGATCAGGTGGTGCACCGCACCATCGGCAAGGCGTTCCGATACGGCTGGCAGGGCGACTATCCGACCATGCTCCAGTTCCTGGAGCCGTCCTTCCTGTCCACCTCCGCATCCAATGACACCGACTACCACAACCCGCAGTTCGACGCCCTGATCGCGGCGGCCGAGGCGGCGCCCGACGAGCAGGCGTCCTGGAAACTGGTGGGGCAGGCGCAGCAGCTGCTGCTGCATGATCTGCCCGTCATTCCGATCTTCGACTACATCAATGCCTCCGGATACTCCAAGCGCGTCACCCATGTCGTCCCGACCTGGAACGGGCTACCCGACTTCGAGAACATCGAACTGAAATGA
- a CDS encoding ABC transporter permease, whose translation MAWYIARRLLQMIPVFFGATLLIYFLIWKVTGGSVAALAGQRTLTPALEAQLKAQYGLDHSFWWQYLHYLKGIFTLDFGTSYSGRPVREVLAHAFPITFRLAILAVLFEAVFGIGFGVVAGLRKGGWFDSTMLVVSLIVIAVPIFVIGFLAQFLFGVTWHIAPVTVGSDVSFSRLIMPALVLGSLSFAYVLRLTRNSVAENKAADFVRTATAKGLPRRRVVVVHILRNSLIPVVTFLGADLGALMGGAIVTEGIFNIPGVGGTLYQAVVRGEAPTVVSFVTALIVIFLLSNLIVDLLYAVLDPRIRYA comes from the coding sequence ATGGCCTGGTACATAGCGCGGCGACTGCTGCAGATGATCCCGGTGTTCTTCGGGGCCACGCTGCTCATCTACTTCCTGATCTGGAAGGTCACCGGCGGATCCGTCGCCGCGCTGGCCGGACAGCGCACGCTCACGCCCGCGCTGGAGGCGCAGCTGAAGGCGCAGTACGGGCTCGACCATTCGTTCTGGTGGCAGTACCTGCACTATCTGAAGGGCATCTTCACCCTCGACTTCGGCACGTCCTATTCCGGCCGCCCGGTGCGAGAGGTACTGGCGCACGCCTTCCCGATCACCTTCCGGCTGGCGATCCTGGCGGTGTTGTTCGAGGCCGTCTTCGGCATCGGGTTCGGCGTCGTCGCCGGACTGCGCAAGGGCGGCTGGTTCGACTCCACCATGCTGGTGGTCAGCCTCATCGTCATCGCGGTCCCGATCTTCGTGATCGGCTTCCTCGCCCAATTCCTGTTCGGCGTGACCTGGCATATCGCGCCGGTCACCGTCGGCTCCGATGTGAGCTTCTCGCGGCTGATCATGCCGGCGCTGGTACTGGGTTCGCTGTCCTTCGCGTATGTGCTGCGGCTGACCCGGAACTCGGTGGCCGAGAACAAGGCCGCCGATTTCGTGCGCACCGCCACCGCCAAGGGACTGCCGCGCCGGCGGGTGGTGGTCGTGCACATTCTGCGGAACTCGCTCATCCCGGTGGTGACCTTCCTGGGCGCCGATCTCGGGGCGCTCATGGGCGGCGCGATCGTGACCGAGGGCATCTTCAATATCCCCGGTGTCGGCGGCACCCTCTACCAGGCGGTGGTGCGCGGTGAGGCGCCCACGGTGGTGTCGTTCGTGACCGCGCTCATCGTGATCTTCCTGCTCTCCAATCTGATCGTGGACCTGCTCTACGCCGTCCTCGACCCCCGGATCCGCTATGCCTGA
- a CDS encoding ABC transporter permease: MSETPAPQADPRPGQQRWVAPPDEVEVVVTDKVEVAGAPAGFWGSAWRELRRKPLFLVAVALIVLVLLVAAFPGLFTGQDPRHCVVGFSLAPPDRDHWFGYDLQGCDIYARTIYGARASVLTGIGATVLFLGIGGTVGALAGFYGGVLDSVISRLAEIVYALPLMLAAIVIMQLAKHRTIWVVIAILAAFTWPQVARIARGSVLSAKNSDYVQAATALGVTRFRILLRHVIPNALGPVIVVTTISLGVFIVTEATLSFLGVGLPPTEVSWGADIAAGQRQLRAGSLILFYPATALALTVLGFIMLGDTLRDALDPKERR, from the coding sequence ATGTCCGAAACACCTGCGCCGCAGGCTGATCCGCGACCCGGACAGCAGCGCTGGGTCGCACCGCCCGACGAGGTCGAAGTCGTCGTCACCGACAAGGTGGAGGTCGCCGGAGCGCCCGCCGGATTCTGGGGCTCGGCCTGGCGGGAACTGCGGCGCAAACCGCTGTTCCTGGTGGCCGTGGCCCTGATCGTGCTGGTGCTGCTGGTCGCGGCATTCCCCGGACTGTTCACCGGGCAGGACCCGCGCCACTGCGTGGTCGGCTTCAGCCTCGCGCCGCCCGATCGCGATCACTGGTTCGGCTACGACCTGCAGGGCTGCGATATCTACGCGCGCACCATCTACGGCGCTCGCGCCTCGGTCCTCACCGGCATCGGCGCCACCGTCCTGTTCCTCGGCATCGGCGGAACCGTCGGCGCGCTCGCGGGATTCTATGGGGGAGTGCTGGATTCGGTGATCTCGCGGCTCGCCGAGATCGTGTACGCGCTGCCGCTCATGCTGGCCGCCATCGTCATCATGCAGCTGGCCAAGCATCGGACCATCTGGGTCGTCATCGCGATTCTGGCCGCGTTCACCTGGCCGCAGGTGGCGCGCATCGCCCGCGGCTCGGTGCTGTCGGCAAAGAACAGCGACTACGTGCAGGCGGCAACGGCCTTGGGCGTCACCCGATTCCGGATTCTGCTGCGGCATGTGATCCCCAATGCGCTGGGGCCGGTCATCGTGGTGACCACCATCTCGCTGGGCGTCTTCATCGTCACCGAGGCCACCCTGTCGTTCCTGGGTGTCGGACTGCCGCCGACCGAAGTGTCCTGGGGTGCGGACATCGCCGCCGGACAGCGGCAGCTGCGCGCCGGGTCGCTCATCCTCTTCTACCCGGCGACCGCACTGGCCCTGACCGTTCTGGGCTTCATCATGCTCGGCGACACCCTGCGCGATGCGCTCGACCCGAAGGAACGGCGATGA
- a CDS encoding ABC transporter ATP-binding protein, whose translation MSEPLLEIRDLHIAFGSGERRVDAVRGVDLTVYPGQTVAIVGESGSGKSTTAHAIIGLLPGAGRVESGSIRFDGKDLTRASERELVAVRGNGIGFVPQDPMSNLDPVWKVGFQIRETLAANGIARGSAARQRAVELLAEAGIPDAERRINQYPHEYSGGMRQRALIAIGLSARPKLLIADEPTSALDVTVQRQILDHIDGLTRELGTAVLLITHDLGLAAERAEHLVVMYRGKVVESGPALEILRDPQHEYTRRLVDAAPSLASQRLSAVQYRARIRELAVDVADAEAEGELPDDILVSDGLTKRFRIRGSVPWKHTELVAADNVSFRLRRGTTTALVGESGSGKTTVAHMVLGLTAPTGGSVTFDGDDVVHLVKRTPLAFRRRVQPIFQNPYGSLDPTYSIHRTIAEPLRTHHIGSREERDRRVSELLDLVALPSSVASRYPGELSGGQRQRVAIARALALEPELVVCDEAVSALDVLVQAQILELLNQLQGELGLSYLFITHDLAVVRQIADNVVVMQQGKVVEAATTGEVFDNPRSDYTQRLLDAIPGRDLLVG comes from the coding sequence ATGAGTGAGCCGCTGCTCGAAATCCGGGATCTGCACATCGCTTTCGGCTCCGGCGAGCGTCGTGTCGACGCGGTGCGCGGGGTCGATCTGACCGTGTATCCGGGCCAGACCGTGGCGATCGTGGGGGAGTCCGGCTCCGGGAAATCCACCACCGCGCACGCCATCATCGGACTGCTGCCCGGTGCGGGGCGGGTCGAATCGGGCAGCATTCGCTTCGACGGCAAGGATCTGACCCGGGCCTCCGAACGCGAGCTGGTCGCGGTGCGCGGCAACGGCATCGGATTCGTACCGCAGGATCCGATGTCCAATCTGGATCCGGTGTGGAAGGTGGGCTTCCAGATCAGGGAGACGCTGGCAGCCAATGGCATCGCCCGGGGCAGCGCCGCCCGGCAGCGCGCCGTGGAACTGCTTGCCGAGGCCGGGATTCCGGATGCCGAGCGGCGGATCAACCAGTACCCGCACGAGTATTCGGGCGGTATGCGGCAGCGGGCGCTCATTGCCATCGGGTTGTCGGCGCGGCCGAAACTGCTCATCGCCGATGAACCGACCTCCGCGCTCGATGTGACCGTGCAGCGGCAGATCCTCGACCATATCGACGGGCTCACCCGCGAATTGGGGACCGCGGTACTGCTCATCACCCACGATCTGGGGCTGGCCGCCGAACGCGCCGAACATCTTGTCGTCATGTATCGCGGGAAGGTCGTGGAATCCGGTCCGGCACTGGAGATCCTGCGCGATCCGCAGCACGAGTACACGCGCAGGCTGGTGGATGCCGCGCCCTCCCTTGCCTCGCAACGACTCTCGGCGGTGCAGTACCGGGCCCGGATTCGCGAACTCGCCGTGGATGTGGCCGATGCCGAGGCGGAAGGTGAACTGCCCGACGACATCCTGGTCTCGGACGGGCTCACCAAACGTTTCCGAATCCGCGGCTCGGTGCCCTGGAAGCACACCGAACTTGTTGCCGCCGACAATGTTTCGTTCCGGCTGCGGCGCGGGACCACCACCGCGCTGGTCGGCGAATCCGGTTCCGGCAAGACCACCGTCGCTCACATGGTGCTGGGCCTGACCGCGCCGACCGGCGGTTCCGTCACCTTCGACGGTGACGACGTCGTGCACCTCGTCAAGCGCACCCCGCTGGCTTTCCGGCGGCGGGTGCAGCCGATCTTCCAGAACCCCTACGGTTCCCTCGATCCCACCTATTCCATTCACCGCACCATTGCCGAACCCCTGCGCACCCATCACATCGGCAGCCGCGAGGAACGCGACCGCCGCGTCAGCGAACTGCTCGACCTGGTGGCCCTCCCGTCGAGTGTGGCGAGCCGCTATCCGGGCGAACTCTCCGGCGGCCAGCGTCAGCGCGTGGCCATCGCGCGCGCACTCGCCCTGGAACCGGAACTCGTGGTCTGCGACGAAGCCGTCTCCGCCCTCGACGTCCTGGTCCAAGCCCAGATCCTGGAGCTGCTCAACCAGCTCCAAGGTGAGCTCGGCCTCTCCTACCTCTTCATCACCCACGATCTCGCCGTGGTCCGCCAGATCGCCGACAATGTCGTGGTCATGCAGCAGGGCAAGGTCGTCGAAGCCGCCACCACCGGCGAGGTTTTCGACAACCCCCGTTCCGATTACACCCAGCGCCTGCTGGACGCCATCCCGGGCCGCGACCTGCTGGTCGGCTGA
- a CDS encoding oxidoreductase, translated as MTDPLQPLVELPGVRDAADKARDALAGVHRHQANRRGWPTTAAEAAVRAARSSAAIEGGSIELPADGNVEDPILAGALRVGQALDGDALRTFVGVWERAPLQALARLHLLAAADMVEDEQQLGRPRNIPGVAERLDLLAQTVLTSKAPAPVIAAIVHGELLSLRPFGTGDGIVARAASRLVAASSGLDPHSLGVPEVFWLRRRQAYLDAAAGFGMGTADGVGGWVIFTCGALEDGAREARSIADAASG; from the coding sequence GTGACCGATCCGCTACAGCCACTCGTCGAACTGCCCGGTGTGCGCGACGCCGCCGACAAGGCCCGGGACGCGCTCGCCGGAGTGCATCGCCACCAGGCGAATCGGCGCGGCTGGCCGACCACCGCCGCCGAGGCCGCGGTCCGGGCGGCGCGCTCGTCGGCGGCCATCGAGGGCGGCAGCATCGAGTTGCCCGCGGACGGCAATGTGGAGGACCCGATCCTCGCCGGCGCGCTGCGGGTCGGGCAGGCGTTGGACGGCGACGCGCTGCGGACCTTCGTCGGGGTGTGGGAGCGGGCGCCGCTGCAAGCGCTGGCCCGGCTTCACCTGCTCGCGGCTGCCGATATGGTCGAGGACGAGCAGCAGCTGGGCCGCCCGCGCAATATCCCGGGTGTGGCCGAACGACTCGACCTGCTCGCGCAGACGGTGCTCACCAGCAAGGCCCCGGCCCCCGTCATCGCGGCCATCGTGCACGGCGAACTGCTGTCCCTGCGGCCCTTCGGCACCGGTGACGGGATCGTCGCGCGGGCGGCCTCGCGACTGGTCGCGGCGTCCAGTGGGCTGGACCCGCACAGCCTCGGCGTGCCCGAAGTCTTCTGGTTGCGCAGGCGACAGGCCTATCTGGATGCGGCCGCCGGATTCGGTATGGGCACCGCGGACGGCGTCGGCGGATGGGTGATCTTCACCTGCGGCGCACTCGAAGACGGTGCGCGCGAAGCCCGTTCGATCGCGGACGCGGCGAGCGGATAG
- a CDS encoding HAD family hydrolase, whose translation MVAVTAERGRVAAFFDLDKTVIARSSAFVFSKPFLDQGLLSRRAVLESSYAHFLFLLSGADHDQMERMRENLTRMCAGWDVDQVRSIVAETLHDIVDPLIYAEAADLIADHRIRGHDVVIVSASGAEVVAPIAVALGADHYAATRMVVENNKYTGEVEFYCYGEGKVEAIEKLAATYGYDLSRCYAYSDSVTDLPMLSVVGHPTAANPDRGLRKEAVARGWPILTFSNPVSLWARIPQPSTTTVAASAVVALSAVAAGAVSYRLLRRRR comes from the coding sequence CTGGTCGCTGTGACAGCCGAGCGCGGACGAGTCGCCGCCTTCTTCGATCTCGACAAGACGGTGATCGCGAGGTCGAGTGCCTTCGTGTTCAGCAAGCCGTTTCTGGACCAGGGCCTGCTCAGCCGACGAGCAGTATTGGAGAGCAGCTACGCGCATTTCCTGTTCCTGCTCTCCGGCGCCGACCACGATCAGATGGAGCGCATGCGGGAGAACCTGACCCGCATGTGCGCGGGCTGGGATGTGGATCAGGTGCGCTCGATCGTCGCCGAGACCCTGCACGACATCGTGGACCCGCTCATCTATGCGGAGGCGGCGGATCTCATTGCCGACCACCGCATTCGGGGCCACGATGTGGTCATCGTGTCGGCCTCCGGCGCGGAGGTGGTCGCGCCCATCGCGGTCGCGCTGGGCGCCGACCACTATGCCGCGACGCGCATGGTGGTCGAAAACAACAAGTACACAGGCGAAGTCGAGTTCTACTGCTACGGCGAGGGCAAGGTCGAGGCCATCGAAAAGCTCGCCGCCACATACGGATACGACCTGTCGCGGTGTTATGCCTACTCGGACTCGGTGACCGATCTGCCGATGCTGAGCGTGGTCGGGCATCCCACCGCGGCCAATCCGGATCGCGGTCTGCGCAAGGAGGCGGTCGCCCGCGGCTGGCCGATCCTCACCTTCTCCAACCCGGTCTCGCTGTGGGCGCGCATTCCGCAACCGTCGACGACCACCGTGGCGGCCAGCGCCGTGGTCGCCCTCAGCGCGGTGGCCGCGGGCGCGGTGAGCTACCGGCTGCTCCGCCGGCGCAGATGA
- the ssd gene encoding septum site-determining protein Ssd, whose amino-acid sequence MNSHADASLRALALVSDHRLRDEVRRIAAAADRPLDERTPPLGRHAWTAASVIVLDSAAARSCASAECPRRTGILLVTDGEPGLLDWRAAAEIGAEQVLPLPAEADALIAAFAAHDQRGSGDGAVVAIAGAVGGAGASTLATAVALAAAERFRDHTLLVDAAPHGGGLDLLLGLEKTTGLRWPDLVIEDGRVSAAALHDALPAAAGVAVLSCGRGPTATELSPIALHAVVEAGRAAGDLVVCDLSTERGPHTDRLLDTADLIVLITPARLRATAAAESVAAHLISRNPHVRLIIRGPSPGGLRAREISETLALPVLSAVPSHPALSQSLERGPLILPRRGPLRTAAESVLTALVSNTHRASAPPTPRNRLPSRRINTPALTGTYR is encoded by the coding sequence ATGAACTCTCATGCCGATGCTTCATTACGAGCCCTCGCCCTGGTCTCGGATCACAGACTGCGAGACGAGGTCCGGCGCATTGCGGCGGCCGCCGACCGTCCGCTGGACGAACGCACTCCGCCGCTGGGCCGGCATGCGTGGACCGCTGCCTCGGTGATCGTGCTCGACTCCGCCGCCGCACGTAGCTGCGCATCCGCCGAGTGCCCCCGTCGCACCGGAATTCTGCTGGTAACCGACGGGGAGCCGGGTTTGCTCGATTGGCGGGCAGCCGCCGAAATCGGTGCCGAACAGGTGCTTCCACTGCCGGCCGAGGCGGATGCCCTGATCGCCGCCTTCGCCGCCCACGACCAGCGCGGCAGCGGCGACGGGGCGGTGGTCGCCATAGCCGGCGCAGTCGGCGGCGCGGGCGCCTCCACCCTGGCAACCGCCGTGGCCCTCGCCGCCGCCGAACGCTTCCGCGATCACACGCTGCTGGTGGATGCCGCTCCGCACGGCGGCGGTCTCGACCTGCTCCTCGGGCTGGAGAAGACCACCGGCCTGCGCTGGCCCGATCTCGTCATCGAGGACGGCCGCGTCTCCGCCGCCGCCCTGCACGATGCCCTCCCCGCCGCCGCGGGTGTGGCCGTTCTCTCCTGTGGAAGAGGTCCCACCGCAACGGAACTCAGCCCGATCGCGCTGCACGCCGTGGTCGAGGCGGGCCGCGCCGCCGGCGATCTGGTGGTCTGCGATCTGTCCACAGAACGCGGACCGCACACCGACCGGCTCCTCGACACCGCCGACCTGATAGTTCTCATCACCCCCGCCCGCCTGCGCGCCACCGCCGCGGCCGAATCGGTGGCAGCCCACCTCATCAGCCGAAATCCCCATGTGCGCTTGATTATCCGCGGCCCCTCCCCAGGCGGTCTCCGCGCCCGAGAAATCTCCGAAACCCTGGCCCTTCCCGTCCTGTCCGCAGTCCCATCCCACCCCGCCCTTTCCCAATCCCTCGAACGCGGCCCCCTCATCCTCCCGCGCCGGGGCCCCCTCCGTACGGCGGCCGAATCCGTCCTCACGGCCCTGGTCTCGAACACTCACCGCGCCAGCGCCCCACCAACTCCCCGTAATCGCCTGCCGTCCAGACGAATCAACACCCCCGCCCTCACCGGGACGTACCGATGA